In Marinicauda algicola, one DNA window encodes the following:
- a CDS encoding ribonuclease HII produces MLTATSPRRFAKANRYIAGVDEAGRGPLAGPVVAAAVILPRRFAPIEDLRDSKALTHEQRTGLARKIRARAYVAVGIAEPEEIDRLNILHASMAAMQRAVLSLPCEIERCYIDGNRKPDLPCRATALVGGDTFEPTIMAASIIAKTVRDELMRQADARFPGYDLASNKGYGCPAHYAGLRTLGPSPIHRLSFTPVQMALQGSFDDLIEAASETAED; encoded by the coding sequence ATGCTCACCGCCACCTCGCCCAGACGTTTCGCCAAGGCCAACCGCTACATCGCCGGCGTCGACGAGGCCGGACGCGGCCCGCTCGCCGGGCCGGTCGTGGCCGCCGCGGTGATCCTGCCCAGGCGTTTCGCGCCGATCGAGGATCTCAGGGACTCCAAGGCGCTCACCCACGAGCAGCGCACCGGCCTGGCCAGGAAGATCCGCGCGCGCGCCTATGTCGCCGTGGGCATCGCGGAGCCCGAGGAGATCGACCGGCTCAACATCCTGCATGCCTCCATGGCGGCGATGCAGCGCGCGGTCCTCTCCCTGCCCTGCGAGATCGAGCGCTGCTATATCGACGGCAACCGCAAGCCGGACCTGCCCTGCCGGGCGACCGCCCTGGTCGGCGGCGACACGTTCGAGCCCACCATCATGGCTGCGTCCATCATCGCCAAGACGGTGCGCGACGAACTCATGAGGCAGGCCGACGCGCGCTTCCCGGGCTACGATCTCGCCAGCAACAAGGGCTATGGCTGCCCGGCCCACTACGCCGGCCTGCGCACCCTCGGCCCCTCGCCCATCCACCGGCTGAGCTTCACCCCTGTGCAGATGGCGCTGCAGGGCAGTTTCGACGATCTGATCGAGGCGGCAAGCGAAACGGCCGAGGACTAA
- a CDS encoding TIGR04282 family arsenosugar biosynthesis glycosyltransferase, with protein sequence MRPRLVVFAKAPVIGGAKTRLAEGIGKVAAWRLYRAMTARILRRLADPRWEMVLAIAPDAALRRRFPAVWPNHVARVAQGGGDLGARQAQVFASARPARRRPVIVIGTDAPRITRADIAGALRLLKRHDAVIGPAEDGGYWLLALDAPAPPGVFEGVRWSHPRTREDLEARLRAHAMARIAHLRTLRDVDEAGDL encoded by the coding sequence ATGAGGCCGCGCCTGGTGGTCTTCGCCAAGGCCCCGGTGATCGGCGGGGCCAAGACGAGGCTGGCCGAGGGCATCGGGAAGGTCGCCGCCTGGCGGCTCTACCGAGCGATGACCGCGCGGATCCTCAGGCGCCTGGCCGATCCGCGCTGGGAGATGGTGCTCGCCATAGCGCCGGATGCGGCCCTGCGCCGGCGTTTCCCGGCCGTCTGGCCGAACCATGTCGCGCGCGTCGCACAAGGCGGCGGCGATCTCGGCGCGCGCCAGGCGCAGGTGTTTGCATCCGCGCGGCCGGCGAGGCGCCGGCCCGTCATCGTCATCGGCACCGATGCACCCCGGATCACCCGCGCGGATATCGCCGGCGCGCTGCGCCTGCTGAAGCGCCACGATGCGGTGATCGGACCGGCCGAGGACGGCGGCTACTGGCTGCTGGCGCTGGACGCACCGGCACCGCCGGGCGTGTTCGAGGGCGTGCGCTGGTCGCACCCGCGCACGCGCGAGGATCTCGAGGCGCGGCTGCGGGCACATGCGATGGCGCGAATCGCGCATCTTCGAACGCTGCGCGACGTGGACGAGGCGGGCGACCTATAA
- a CDS encoding diaminopropionate ammonia-lyase, which yields MALLLNETRVAPEKWPDLLTARFGLEAVGDPRRMLQACPVHAETGLIELAGLAGELGIKRIWWKDERSRMRLNSFKALGGAYAVARQLERRMTQALKSAPEPEALIGGAASAIAQDITVTCATDGNHGLSVAAGAHVFGMRCVIFVHARVPDWRIRRIEAKGAEVRVVDGVFDDAVAKAEEMAQSQGWILVADTSPRAEDEIAGDVIQGYSQLADEIHRQLEEESAAPSHLFVQSGVGGLAAAVIAGMAARRGEDAPFSVCVDPARAPALYESFRAGKAVRSPDRGGTVMEMLDCYAPSALAWEALKRSAHAFMTVEDDTTRRAVELLAEGRGDDPAIEATETAAAGLGALIEALEDEEMRERCGLDGSSEVVLIGTEAPRRS from the coding sequence TTGGCGCTATTGCTGAACGAAACCCGCGTCGCGCCGGAGAAATGGCCCGACCTGCTGACGGCCCGGTTCGGGCTCGAGGCGGTCGGGGACCCCCGGCGCATGCTGCAAGCCTGTCCGGTCCATGCCGAGACCGGCCTGATCGAGCTCGCCGGGCTCGCCGGCGAACTCGGCATCAAGCGCATCTGGTGGAAAGACGAGCGCTCGCGCATGCGCCTGAACTCCTTCAAGGCGCTCGGCGGGGCCTACGCCGTCGCCCGCCAGCTCGAGCGCAGGATGACCCAGGCGCTGAAGAGCGCGCCCGAGCCGGAGGCGCTGATCGGCGGGGCGGCGAGCGCGATCGCCCAGGACATCACCGTGACCTGCGCCACCGACGGCAATCACGGCCTGTCGGTCGCGGCCGGCGCCCATGTGTTCGGGATGCGCTGCGTGATCTTCGTCCACGCCCGCGTCCCCGACTGGCGCATCAGGCGCATCGAGGCCAAGGGCGCCGAGGTGCGCGTCGTGGACGGGGTGTTCGACGACGCCGTGGCCAAGGCCGAGGAGATGGCGCAATCGCAGGGCTGGATCCTCGTCGCCGACACCTCCCCGCGCGCCGAGGACGAGATCGCCGGCGACGTCATCCAGGGCTACAGCCAGCTCGCCGACGAGATCCATCGCCAGCTGGAGGAGGAGAGTGCGGCGCCCAGCCACCTCTTCGTGCAGTCCGGCGTCGGCGGGCTCGCCGCGGCGGTGATCGCCGGCATGGCCGCGCGCCGGGGAGAGGACGCACCCTTCTCCGTCTGCGTCGACCCGGCCCGGGCCCCCGCCCTCTACGAGAGCTTCAGGGCCGGCAAGGCGGTACGCTCCCCCGACCGGGGCGGCACGGTGATGGAGATGCTCGACTGCTACGCCCCTTCCGCCCTCGCCTGGGAGGCGCTGAAGCGCAGCGCGCACGCCTTCATGACGGTGGAGGACGACACCACGCGGCGCGCCGTCGAACTGCTCGCCGAGGGCCGTGGCGACGATCCCGCGATCGAGGCCACCGAGACCGCCGCGGCCGGGCTCGGCGCGCTGATCGAGGCGCTGGAGGACGAGGAGATGCGCGAGCGATGCGGCCTCGACGGCTCCAGCGAGGTCGTGCTGATCGGCACCGAGGCGCCGCGCAGGAGCTAG
- a CDS encoding DUF721 domain-containing protein, whose translation MEYKPPSTPRRIVPRHAVTRSTDPEAVREALAWAAEHRGRPPRAFAPSAGRAAARIAKPLAKQFGTAAGELDARWSEIVGEQLAKWSRPEKFQAGAGGAVLVVTARGPAAALIEAQSTRILDRVAQYAGRRPARLKIIQGTLAPAAAKPPRRSACVVKVPAAPPLPADPKARLAALLKRWQGDIEAREGIDLSKS comes from the coding sequence ATGGAATACAAGCCGCCATCAACGCCCCGGCGCATCGTGCCGCGCCATGCCGTGACCCGCAGCACCGACCCCGAGGCGGTGCGCGAGGCGCTCGCCTGGGCGGCCGAGCATCGCGGCCGGCCGCCGCGCGCCTTCGCGCCGAGCGCGGGCCGGGCCGCGGCCAGGATCGCCAAGCCCCTGGCCAAGCAGTTCGGCACGGCCGCCGGCGAGCTCGACGCGCGCTGGAGCGAGATCGTCGGCGAGCAGCTGGCAAAATGGAGCCGGCCCGAGAAGTTCCAGGCCGGCGCGGGCGGTGCGGTGCTGGTCGTGACGGCACGCGGACCGGCCGCGGCCCTCATCGAGGCCCAGTCGACCCGCATCCTCGACCGGGTGGCCCAGTATGCGGGCCGCCGCCCGGCCCGCCTGAAGATCATCCAGGGCACGCTGGCGCCCGCCGCGGCGAAACCGCCCCGGCGCAGCGCGTGCGTCGTGAAGGTGCCGGCCGCCCCGCCCTTGCCGGCCGATCCCAAGGCGCGCCTCGCGGCGCTCCTGAAGCGCTGGCAGGGCGATATCGAGGCGCGCGAGGGCATCGATCTCTCGAAATCGTAA
- a CDS encoding uracil-DNA glycosylase, with the protein MTAPLSPDDVRALKSLLSWWEEAGIEVPEIPAAARSGADVRPAREAAARVMRQPPSSAPQRPAATAAQARRAGFGAEPPEQDARQMAGEAKTLDALKAALEAFDGCALKPTAMNTVFARGNPASGLMIVGEAPGREEDEQGAPFVGRSGQLLDKMLAAIGLGPEDVYITNIVNWRPPGNRKPTDTEVMACLPFAERHIALVRPKLLVFAGGISAQTLLRAKSGIMSLRGRWTEYRVKDEAFQEAGAIPALPIFHPAFLLRRPQEKRRAWADMLSLQERLEGL; encoded by the coding sequence ATGACCGCACCGCTTTCACCCGACGATGTCCGCGCCCTGAAGAGCCTCCTGTCCTGGTGGGAAGAGGCCGGCATCGAGGTGCCCGAAATCCCGGCCGCGGCGCGGTCCGGTGCGGACGTGCGTCCGGCCCGGGAGGCGGCGGCCCGCGTCATGCGCCAGCCGCCCTCCTCCGCGCCGCAGCGCCCGGCCGCCACCGCCGCGCAGGCGCGCCGGGCCGGGTTCGGCGCCGAACCGCCCGAGCAGGATGCCCGCCAGATGGCCGGCGAGGCGAAGACGCTGGACGCGCTGAAGGCCGCGCTCGAGGCGTTCGACGGGTGTGCGCTCAAGCCCACCGCGATGAACACCGTGTTCGCCCGCGGCAATCCGGCGAGCGGCCTGATGATCGTCGGCGAGGCGCCCGGCCGAGAAGAGGACGAGCAGGGCGCGCCCTTCGTGGGCCGCTCCGGCCAGCTCCTGGACAAGATGCTCGCCGCGATCGGGCTCGGGCCGGAAGATGTCTACATCACCAACATCGTCAACTGGCGCCCGCCGGGAAACCGCAAGCCGACCGACACCGAGGTGATGGCCTGCCTGCCCTTCGCCGAACGTCACATCGCGCTCGTCAGACCGAAACTGCTGGTCTTCGCCGGCGGCATCTCCGCCCAGACGCTGCTGCGCGCGAAATCCGGCATCATGAGTCTTCGAGGCCGCTGGACCGAGTACCGCGTCAAGGACGAGGCCTTCCAGGAGGCCGGCGCGATCCCGGCCCTGCCGATCTTCCACCCCGCCTTCCTGCTGCGCCGCCCGCAGGAGAAGCGCCGCGCATGGGCCGACATGCTAAGCCTTCAGGAGCGGCTGGAGGGGTTATAG
- a CDS encoding site-specific DNA-methyltransferase has product MRSLPEGSVDLIFADPPYNLQLGGDLHRPDNSKVDAVDDAWDQIGDFDDYDLFSCGWLEEARRVLKDDGAIWTIGSYHNIFRVGTFLQDMGFWILNDVIWRKSNPMPNFRGTRFTNAHETLIWAAKHKDSKVTFNYQAMKALNDGVQMRSDWTLPICGGGERLKDSDGRKAHPTQKPESLLHRVILATSDPGQVILDPFFGTGTTGAVAKKLGRHFIGIEADEGYIEVARQRLAAIEPGKADAIAVTQSKRALPRIPFGALVEAGLIKPGDTLYCAQGRRTARVRADGSVSSGAEAGSIHQVGARVQSAPSCNGWTFWHVRRHGNLVPIDVLRTKIRAEMDA; this is encoded by the coding sequence ATGCGTTCCCTGCCCGAGGGGAGCGTCGATCTGATCTTCGCCGACCCGCCCTACAATCTGCAGCTCGGCGGCGACCTGCACCGTCCCGACAATTCCAAGGTCGACGCGGTCGACGACGCCTGGGACCAGATCGGCGATTTCGACGATTACGACCTGTTCTCCTGCGGCTGGCTGGAGGAGGCGCGCCGGGTCCTCAAGGACGATGGCGCGATCTGGACGATCGGCAGCTATCACAACATCTTCCGCGTCGGCACCTTCCTGCAGGACATGGGCTTCTGGATCCTCAACGACGTGATCTGGCGCAAGTCCAACCCGATGCCGAATTTCCGCGGCACGCGCTTCACCAACGCGCACGAGACGCTGATCTGGGCCGCCAAGCACAAGGACTCGAAGGTCACCTTCAACTACCAGGCCATGAAGGCCCTCAATGACGGCGTGCAGATGCGCTCCGACTGGACGCTGCCGATCTGCGGCGGGGGCGAGCGGCTGAAGGACAGCGACGGGCGCAAGGCCCATCCCACCCAGAAGCCGGAAAGCCTGCTGCACCGGGTGATCCTAGCGACCAGCGATCCCGGTCAGGTCATTCTCGACCCCTTCTTCGGCACCGGCACCACCGGCGCGGTGGCCAAGAAGCTCGGCCGCCACTTCATCGGCATCGAGGCCGACGAAGGCTATATCGAGGTCGCGCGCCAGCGCCTGGCCGCGATCGAGCCGGGCAAGGCCGACGCCATCGCCGTCACCCAGTCCAAGCGCGCCCTGCCGCGCATCCCCTTCGGCGCCCTCGTCGAAGCCGGGCTGATCAAGCCGGGCGACACGCTCTACTGCGCACAGGGCCGGCGCACCGCCCGGGTGCGCGCGGACGGCTCGGTGTCGAGCGGCGCCGAAGCCGGTTCCATCCACCAGGTCGGCGCGCGCGTGCAGTCCGCCCCCAGTTGCAACGGCTGGACCTTCTGGCATGTGCGCCGTCACGGCAATCTCGTCCCGATCGACGTGCTGCGCACGAAAATCCGCGCGGAGATGGACGCTTAG
- a CDS encoding A/G-specific adenine glycosylase: MTNALSRSDPGRLNAALLAWYDRQGRALPWRVRPEDRARGVKADPYAVWLSEIMLQQTTVPHAAPYWHAFLQRWPTVHDLASAPREDVMAAWAGLGYYARARNMHACARVVSEELGGEFPRDLDALRALPGIGDYTANAIRAAAFDLPASVVDGNVERVVARLFRIETPLPRAKAEIKAAAAGIAASGARPGDYAQAVMDLGATVCTPRSPACGICPWRSACAACDAGAQTDYPRKERKKQKPVRYGVCFHLTRDGPGGAELLLRRRPEAGLLGAMMELPGTDWTEEAPVAEAIAASAPVGADWQEAGRVRHVFTHFRLELDVRTARLAAGDAGPQGRWVSVGALKQAGLPSVMMKAAKLGF, from the coding sequence ATGACCAACGCGCTCTCCCGGAGCGATCCCGGACGGCTCAATGCCGCCCTGCTTGCCTGGTACGACCGGCAGGGCCGGGCGCTGCCCTGGCGCGTGCGGCCCGAGGACAGGGCAAGGGGCGTGAAGGCCGATCCCTACGCGGTCTGGCTTTCCGAGATCATGCTGCAGCAGACCACCGTCCCCCATGCCGCGCCCTACTGGCACGCCTTCCTGCAGCGCTGGCCCACGGTCCACGATCTCGCGAGCGCCCCGCGCGAGGACGTCATGGCGGCCTGGGCCGGGCTCGGCTACTACGCCCGAGCCCGCAACATGCACGCCTGCGCGCGGGTCGTCAGCGAGGAACTGGGCGGCGAGTTCCCGCGCGATCTCGACGCGCTGCGCGCCCTGCCGGGCATCGGGGACTACACCGCCAACGCCATCCGCGCGGCCGCCTTCGACCTGCCCGCCAGCGTCGTGGACGGCAATGTCGAGCGCGTCGTCGCCCGGCTGTTCCGCATCGAGACCCCGCTGCCGCGCGCCAAGGCCGAGATCAAGGCCGCCGCGGCCGGCATCGCCGCGTCCGGCGCGCGCCCCGGCGATTACGCGCAGGCGGTGATGGATCTCGGCGCCACGGTGTGCACCCCGAGATCGCCGGCCTGCGGGATCTGCCCGTGGCGGAGCGCCTGCGCGGCCTGCGATGCCGGTGCGCAGACCGATTATCCCAGGAAGGAGAGGAAGAAGCAGAAGCCGGTGCGTTACGGCGTCTGCTTCCACCTGACGCGCGACGGGCCGGGCGGGGCCGAACTCCTCTTGCGCCGCCGGCCCGAGGCGGGCCTGCTCGGCGCCATGATGGAGCTGCCCGGCACGGACTGGACCGAAGAGGCACCGGTGGCCGAGGCGATCGCCGCGTCCGCCCCGGTCGGGGCCGACTGGCAGGAGGCCGGCCGGGTGCGCCACGTCTTCACCCATTTCCGGCTCGAACTCGACGTGCGCACCGCCCGCCTCGCGGCCGGCGATGCCGGGCCGCAGGGCCGGTGGGTGAGCGTGGGCGCACTGAAGCAGGCGGGTCTGCCCTCGGTGATGATGAAGGCGGCGAAGCTCGGGTTCTAG
- a CDS encoding PA0069 family radical SAM protein has translation MNARVPPPRASSLLPEHFRQNGRGAKSNAAGRYETAASEPFDDGWGTNDAPAPRLETTLIRDASRTIIATNDSPDIGFGRSINPYRGCEHGCIYCYARPSHAYWGYSAGLDFESKLFFKPDAAALLDKTFRKKGYVPETIAIGANTDPYQPVERRLRITRSILEVCLKFRHPVAIVTKSASIMRDLDILEALSALNLVRVAISVTTLDRALARAMEPRAATAERRLEAMRVLSRAGVPVTMMTAPIIPGLTDREIETLLEAGADAGAGSASYVLLRLPLEVSPLFQEWLETERPDAARKIMSLVRQTRGGKDYDATFHKRGRGEGPIADLIAQRFEKARRRYGLDGERTPLRTDLFEVPLENGAQLSLF, from the coding sequence ATGAACGCCCGTGTCCCTCCGCCCCGAGCCTCCTCCCTCCTGCCCGAGCATTTCAGGCAGAACGGGCGCGGCGCGAAGTCGAACGCGGCCGGTCGCTACGAGACGGCGGCGAGCGAGCCCTTCGACGATGGCTGGGGCACGAACGACGCGCCGGCCCCGCGCCTGGAGACCACGCTGATCCGGGACGCCTCGCGCACGATCATCGCCACGAACGACAGTCCGGACATCGGGTTCGGCCGCTCGATCAACCCCTATCGCGGCTGCGAGCACGGCTGCATCTACTGCTATGCCCGGCCCAGCCACGCCTATTGGGGCTATTCGGCGGGGCTCGATTTCGAGAGCAAGCTGTTCTTCAAGCCCGATGCGGCCGCGCTTCTGGACAAGACGTTCCGCAAGAAAGGCTACGTGCCGGAGACCATCGCGATCGGGGCCAATACCGATCCCTACCAGCCCGTCGAGCGCCGGCTGCGGATCACCCGGTCGATCCTCGAGGTATGTCTGAAGTTCCGCCATCCGGTCGCCATCGTCACCAAGTCGGCGAGTATCATGCGCGATCTCGACATTCTCGAAGCGCTATCCGCGCTCAATCTGGTGCGCGTCGCGATTTCGGTGACGACGCTCGACCGCGCGCTCGCCCGGGCGATGGAACCGCGGGCGGCGACTGCGGAGCGGCGGCTCGAGGCGATGCGCGTCCTCTCCAGGGCCGGCGTGCCGGTGACGATGATGACCGCCCCGATCATCCCCGGCCTCACCGACCGCGAGATCGAGACCCTGCTCGAGGCCGGCGCCGATGCCGGGGCCGGCTCGGCGAGCTACGTCCTGCTTCGCCTGCCGCTGGAGGTCTCGCCGCTGTTCCAGGAATGGCTCGAGACCGAACGCCCGGACGCGGCTAGGAAGATCATGTCGCTGGTGCGCCAGACGCGCGGCGGCAAGGATTACGACGCGACCTTCCACAAGCGCGGGCGAGGCGAAGGCCCCATCGCCGACCTCATCGCCCAGCGCTTCGAAAAGGCGCGCCGGCGCTACGGCCTCGATGGCGAACGCACCCCGCTGCGAACCGACCTGTTCGAGGTGCCGCTGGAAAACGGCGCGCAGTTGAGTTTGTTCTAG
- a CDS encoding electron transfer flavoprotein-ubiquinone oxidoreductase, whose amino-acid sequence MADEAIERESMEYDVVIAGAGPAGLSAAIRLKQLAEQEGADISIAVIEKGSEVGAHILSGVVLDPKAMDELLPDWREDPETPLDTPVTEDRFVMLGEAGSAAFPNFMMPAFMHNKGCYIGSLGSVCRFLAAKAEALGVEIYPGFAAAELVEEDGVIKGIVTGDMGVAKDGSKKDGYMPGMELRAKYTLIAEGARGSLSKQLIKRFDLGAGREPQKFGLGMKELWRVRPEKFRKGYTQHTMGWPLDNETGGGSWMYHFGDNLVSIGFVVHLNYKNPHLFPFGEFQKFKTHPDIAEVLEGGERLSYGARAITEGGYQSVPRLVFPGGALIGCSAGFVNVPRIKGSHNAMKTGMMGAEAAFEALQAGRQHDELTRYEELYDKSWVKKELKKVRNVKPLWTKYGTTIGVVLGGLDMWTNELFGVSVFGTMGHGGADHEATRPADKSKPKSYPKPDNVLTFDRLSSVFISNTNHEEDQPVHLKVKDWQLQYDSELKVYGGPSARYCPAAVYEWVEPEEGGEKQFVINAQNCVHCKTCDIKDPNQNINWVPPEGGGGPNYPNM is encoded by the coding sequence ATGGCCGACGAGGCGATCGAACGGGAGTCGATGGAATATGACGTGGTCATCGCGGGCGCCGGTCCGGCCGGCCTGTCCGCCGCGATTCGCCTGAAGCAGCTCGCGGAGCAAGAGGGTGCGGACATCTCCATCGCCGTGATCGAGAAGGGCTCCGAGGTCGGCGCCCACATTCTCTCCGGCGTGGTGCTCGATCCCAAGGCCATGGACGAGCTGCTGCCGGACTGGCGCGAGGATCCCGAGACCCCGCTCGACACGCCGGTGACCGAGGACCGCTTCGTCATGCTCGGCGAGGCCGGCTCGGCCGCCTTCCCGAATTTCATGATGCCCGCCTTCATGCACAACAAGGGCTGCTATATCGGCTCGCTCGGCTCGGTCTGCCGCTTCCTGGCGGCCAAGGCCGAGGCGTTGGGCGTGGAGATCTATCCCGGCTTCGCGGCCGCCGAACTGGTCGAGGAGGACGGCGTCATCAAGGGGATCGTCACCGGCGACATGGGTGTCGCCAAGGACGGTTCGAAGAAGGACGGCTACATGCCCGGCATGGAGCTGCGCGCCAAGTACACCCTCATCGCCGAGGGCGCCCGCGGCTCCCTGTCCAAGCAGCTCATCAAGCGCTTCGATCTCGGTGCCGGCCGCGAGCCGCAGAAATTCGGTCTCGGCATGAAGGAGCTGTGGCGCGTCAGGCCGGAGAAGTTCAGGAAGGGCTATACCCAGCACACCATGGGCTGGCCGCTGGACAACGAGACCGGCGGGGGCAGCTGGATGTACCACTTCGGAGACAATCTGGTCTCCATCGGCTTCGTGGTGCACCTCAATTACAAGAACCCGCACCTCTTCCCGTTCGGCGAGTTCCAGAAGTTCAAGACCCATCCGGACATCGCCGAGGTTCTGGAAGGCGGCGAGCGCCTGTCCTACGGCGCGCGCGCCATCACCGAGGGCGGCTATCAGTCCGTGCCCAGGCTTGTCTTCCCGGGCGGGGCGCTCATCGGCTGCTCGGCCGGCTTCGTGAACGTGCCGCGCATCAAGGGCAGCCACAACGCGATGAAGACCGGCATGATGGGGGCGGAGGCCGCCTTCGAGGCGCTGCAGGCCGGCCGCCAGCACGACGAACTCACCCGGTACGAGGAGCTCTACGACAAGAGCTGGGTGAAGAAGGAGCTGAAGAAGGTCCGCAACGTCAAGCCGCTCTGGACGAAGTACGGCACCACCATCGGGGTGGTGCTCGGCGGGCTCGATATGTGGACGAACGAGCTGTTCGGGGTGTCCGTGTTCGGCACGATGGGCCATGGCGGCGCCGATCACGAGGCGACGAGGCCCGCCGACAAGTCGAAGCCGAAGAGCTATCCCAAGCCGGACAATGTCCTGACCTTCGACCGGCTGTCCTCGGTGTTCATCTCCAACACCAATCACGAGGAGGACCAGCCGGTCCATCTCAAGGTGAAGGACTGGCAGCTGCAGTACGACAGCGAACTCAAGGTCTATGGCGGCCCGTCGGCGCGCTACTGCCCGGCCGCGGTCTATGAATGGGTCGAACCCGAGGAGGGCGGCGAGAAGCAGTTCGTGATCAACGCGCAGAACTGCGTCCACTGCAAGACCTGCGACATCAAGGACCCGAACCAGAATATCAACTGGGTTCCGCCCGAAGGCGGGGGCGGGCCGAACTATCCCAACATGTAA
- a CDS encoding DUF2188 domain-containing protein produces MAQQPDHRIISPREDGQWENKVAGAERASSLHETQREAIHSARAMLSN; encoded by the coding sequence ATGGCCCAGCAACCCGATCACCGCATCATCTCCCCGCGCGAGGACGGCCAGTGGGAGAACAAGGTCGCCGGCGCCGAGCGCGCCTCCAGCCTGCACGAAACCCAGCGCGAGGCGATCCATTCGGCGCGCGCCATGCTGTCCAACTAG
- a CDS encoding TIGR04283 family arsenosugar biosynthesis glycosyltransferase: MARLVVIIPALNAARSLPGVIDSLGEGLHSGLIAGWVLADGGSTDATREIAAHAGFRIVTGAKGRGPQLIAGTQAACRLAGEGDWYLFLHADTRLEPGWSAEVRRFMQAHADRHRAAAFRFALDDPRAPARRLARFVNWRSRALKLPYGDQGLLIPKAFHDALGGYKPMVLFEDVDIVRRIGARRLALLKSRAVTSAERFAREGYLKRSAKNLVLLARYFLGADPARLARSYSR; the protein is encoded by the coding sequence ATGGCCCGCCTCGTCGTCATCATTCCCGCCCTCAACGCCGCCCGCTCTCTGCCCGGCGTGATCGACAGCCTCGGCGAAGGCCTGCATTCGGGCTTGATCGCCGGCTGGGTGCTCGCCGACGGCGGCTCCACCGACGCCACGCGCGAGATCGCGGCGCACGCCGGCTTTCGCATCGTCACCGGCGCGAAGGGCCGCGGGCCGCAGCTCATCGCCGGGACGCAGGCTGCGTGCCGGCTGGCGGGCGAGGGCGACTGGTATCTCTTCCTGCACGCCGACACCCGGCTGGAGCCCGGCTGGTCGGCGGAAGTGCGCCGCTTCATGCAGGCCCATGCAGACCGGCACCGCGCCGCGGCCTTCCGCTTCGCGCTGGACGATCCCCGCGCCCCGGCGCGCCGGCTCGCCCGTTTCGTCAACTGGCGTTCGCGCGCGCTGAAGCTTCCCTATGGCGATCAGGGCCTGCTCATCCCGAAGGCCTTCCACGACGCGCTCGGCGGCTACAAGCCGATGGTCCTGTTCGAGGACGTCGACATCGTGCGCCGCATCGGCGCGCGCCGGCTGGCGCTCCTGAAGAGCCGGGCGGTGACGAGCGCCGAGCGCTTCGCGCGCGAGGGCTATCTGAAGCGCTCGGCGAAGAATCTGGTCCTGCTCGCGCGCTACTTTCTCGGCGCCGATCCCGCGCGCCTGGCGAGGAGCTACTCGAGATGA
- a CDS encoding DsbA family protein, whose protein sequence is MTLTRRLFSGAAIAASLLLAACGGGGAPAGQSQYEREGDHAKGPADAPVVFIEYASVACPACAAFHQQAMGTINEYVETGDVRFVFREMITGQPRLAVAGFMLARCAPQERYFDVLDILFEQQRALFSAMQAGTAQQQLVTIARSVGLSEQEFFACMNDETLLQAVQAANQEAADAGIDATPTFIVNGERLEAQRGPEGNTQVWYAGATMLEDEQGPIPYNFEGDTFERIILYFKARAGQ, encoded by the coding sequence ATGACCCTGACCCGCCGTCTCTTCTCCGGCGCCGCGATCGCCGCCAGCCTGCTGCTTGCCGCCTGCGGCGGCGGCGGCGCCCCGGCCGGCCAGAGCCAGTACGAGCGCGAGGGCGATCACGCCAAGGGCCCCGCCGACGCGCCAGTGGTCTTCATCGAGTACGCCTCCGTCGCCTGCCCGGCCTGCGCCGCCTTCCACCAGCAGGCGATGGGCACCATCAACGAGTATGTCGAGACCGGCGACGTGCGCTTCGTCTTCCGCGAGATGATCACCGGCCAGCCCCGCCTCGCCGTGGCGGGCTTCATGCTGGCCCGGTGCGCCCCGCAAGAGCGCTATTTCGACGTGCTGGACATCCTGTTCGAGCAGCAGCGTGCGCTGTTCTCCGCCATGCAGGCCGGCACCGCGCAGCAGCAGCTGGTCACGATCGCACGCTCGGTCGGGCTGTCGGAGCAGGAATTCTTCGCCTGCATGAACGACGAGACGCTGCTGCAGGCGGTGCAGGCGGCGAACCAGGAGGCGGCCGATGCCGGTATCGACGCCACCCCGACCTTCATCGTCAATGGCGAGCGGCTCGAGGCCCAGCGCGGACCGGAAGGCAACACGCAGGTCTGGTATGCCGGCGCCACCATGCTGGAAGACGAACAGGGCCCGATTCCGTACAACTTCGAGGGCGACACCTTCGAACGAATCATCCTCTACTTCAAAGCTCGCGCCGGGCAATAG